GCGGATCACGCTTTCATAGATTTGCCCGGTGGTGAAGTTATTATGCCGCGTCATGCGCGTGCTGATAAAACGCTCGTAATGCCCCAGATCCAGGTCGGTTTCAGCACCGTCTTCCGTGACAAATACTTCGCCATGCTGAAACGGGCTCATGGTGCCGGGATCCACATTAATGTACGGATCCAGCTTGAGCATCGTTACTTTAAGCCCGCGCGACTCCAGCAAAGCACCCAGAGATGCAGCGGCAATTCCTTTGCCCAGGGAAGAAACAACACCGCCAGTCACAAAGACATACTTGGTCATGAGCGGTTATCGCAATGAGAAAAATTCATGAGATCGGTAAAATTGAATTGCATGGCTCCGAGCGGATAGGGCGTCCAGTATTTATTAACGAATTTCAGCGAGTAACGTATTGATCGTTTGTTCAGTTTGATGCCGGTAGCTGCTACCAAAAAGATTCAAATGATTAAGAATATGATAGAGGTTATAAACCAATTTGCGAATATTATAACCGGAATCCAAAGGATAATCATACCGGTAAGCAGAATAAAAATCGGTGGGGAAACCGCCGAAAAGTTCGGTCATGGCAATATCCGCTTCCCGGTCGCCATAATAGACCGCCGGATCAAATACTACCGGATTTTCGCTGTCATCATAAGCAAAATTGCCACTCCATAGATCGCCATGCAACAACGCGGGAAGCGGCGGCGCATCGGAAAAAAATTTATCCAGATCGATCAATAATTGTTCTCCCAGTTTTTGCAGTTTGCCGTTATACCCATTGGTTTTGGCCAGATCCAATTGAAAACCCAGCCGCTGCGTACGCCAGAAATTGACCCAATCCGATGACGG
The DNA window shown above is from Nitrosomonas sp. Is35 and carries:
- a CDS encoding fructosamine kinase family protein, whose amino-acid sequence is MQVWHDISAQISAVTNTLFKIKESRSIAGGCINQAYCITDGAQRYFVKLNTTDNLIMFEAEATGLQEIHQSQTLRVPLPVCYGQNDHAAWLVLEYLPLNGGGRGHAADLGKQLAAMHRTTAKQFGWVRDNTIGQTLQINTPSSDWVNFWRTQRLGFQLDLAKTNGYNGKLQKLGEQLLIDLDKFFSDAPPLPALLHGDLWSGNFAYDDSENPVVFDPAVYYGDREADIAMTELFGGFPTDFYSAYRYDYPLDSGYNIRKLVYNLYHILNHLNLFGSSYRHQTEQTINTLLAEIR